The Bdellovibrionales bacterium genomic interval CGATTGAGTCATGGCTTAATGCCAGGACAGCACCTTAAAAACGCGATCCTCGAAGATGGCGAAGCCAAAAAGCACTTTACGACAAGCGATGTGGCGTCGATCTTCTCTGGCGAAAGACATTTAAAAAATACCAAAGCGATTATTCAAAAAATTGGGGAGACGATATGAACTGGCAAAAAGCCGAACAGCTCTACGAAGGCAAAGCGAAAACAATTTTTGCGGTCCTTGGGGAGCCGAAACTTTTATTCCACGAGTTTAAAAATCAACTGACGGCATTTAATGCCCTCAAAAAAGCCGATCTCGAAGGCAAGGGCGAGCTCAATTGCCTGATGACCACGGCCATCTATAAGTTTTTAGAAAAGCGCGGAGTGATCACTCACTACGTGGGCTCTCCTTCATCAACTTCCTTAGTGACAAAGAAGCTGACCATGATTCCTTTGGAAGTGGTCGTGCGGAATGTGATGGCGGGATCCACAGCTAAAAAGTTCGGGATCGAAGAGGGAGTTTCTCTCGAAGCGCCCTTAGTCGAATTTTATTTTAAAAAGGACGAGCTCAATGATCCTTTTGTCAGTGATGATCAGGCGTTGTTTTTAAAAGCGGTGTCTTCGCAAAAAGATCTCGACACCTTAAAGACTTTGGCACTGACGGTGAATAAAAACTTAAGTGAGTTCTTTGCCAAATGCGGAATTCGTCTCATCGACTTCAAACTCGAATTTGGTAAAGACGCCGACGGAAAAATTATTCTTGGGGATGAAATCTCTCCCGACAGCTGCCGTCTTTGGGACAGCGAGACTCAAGAGAAGTTGGATAAAGATCGCTTCCGGCGCGATCTCGGGCTTGTGAAAGAAAAATATCAAGAAGTTTGGTCTAGAATTCAAAAGAATTGGAGCGAGTATGTCTAAATATAAAATGGGAATCCGAATCATGCCCCGCACCGAGGTCTTAGACACTCAGGGGCGCGCCGTGCAAATGACCGTCTCGAACATCGGCTACAGCGTGAGCGAGTGCCGCGTCGGTCGCTACGTGATGTTAGAGCTGGAGGCGAAAACTCCGGCCGAGGCAGAATCTCAAGCTAAAAAGATTTCCGAAGATGTTTTATGCAATATGCTCATTGAAACTTACAAGATTGATTCGGTTGAGGGGCGTCCATGAGTTTAAGAGTTGGAGTTCTTCGCTTTCCGGGGACCAACTGCGATTGGGACATCTGGAATGCGGTGGAGCAAAAAGGACATATGCCCAGCTGGCTCTGGCACGCGGATCGCTTCGAAGCGAAAGACTTCGATGCTTTTATTCTTCCCGGTGGTTTTAGTTATGGAGATTATTTGCGCTCCGGAGCGCTTGCGGCTCATGCCCCAGCGATGTCTTCCTTAAAAGAAGCTGCCCAAAGAGGCGCACCTATTTTTGGAATCTGTAATGGATTTCAGATTTTGTGCGAGGCGGGACTTTTGCCCGGAGCTCTTTTGAGAAACGAAGGGCGACGCTTTATCGATCAGCAGGTGGAGTTACGAATGGTCACTCCGCACTCGCTGTTTGGTAAAAGTCTTAAGCGTGATCAAGTTTTAAAAATGCCGATTGCCCATGCCGATGGTCGGTTTTATGCGTCGGAGGATGAGCTCAAGCGCATCGTTGATAATGAACAAGTGTTTTGTGTCTATAGCAGTAACCCCAATGGATCTGCACAGAGTATTGCCGGTGTGATGAATGCGAGCCGTAATGTGGTGGGAATGATGCCTCATCCGGAGCGGGCCATGAATGAGTGGATGGGGAGCAAAGACGGGTACGAATTTTTTTAGTGCCCGGGAATGGAATTATGAATTTGTTTTGTAAGTTCTTTTTGAAAGCAGCTCTTCGGGACGCGGGCTCCTTGCCCTCGCCCGTTTTTCCGACAGGAAGTCGGAAATCGCTTCACGCTAACGGGAGGTCCCTCCGAGCTTCTTTCAAAAAGAACTTACAAAACAAATTCATAATTCCGTTTCGTGGGATCTGTGAAAGTTCTGGGTTGCTGGGAGCTCGAGGGAGTTCGGGTTTGGTTGGAATTAATTTTCATTTATTTTTAGGAGTGTCAGATGTTGTCTGATGGTGAGTTGACGGCGAAGTTGAAACTTTATCGTTTGAATAACGAGGAGTATGCGAAGATTAAATCTTTGCTGGGGCGAGAGCCTCAGGGTGTGGAGTGGGCCTTGTTTTCTGCCCTTTGGAGTGAGCATTGTAGTTATAAGAGCTCTAAGGTTCATTTGAAGAAGCTTTTTGGAACTTCTCCCCGGGTGCTTCAGAGCTTTGGTGAAAACGCTGGGGTGGTGGATCTGGATGAGGGCGAGAAAGTGGCCTTTAAGATGGAGAGCCACAATCATCCGAGTTTTATTGAGCCTTACCAGGGGGCTGCGACCGGCGTGGGTGGGATTTTGCGTGATATTTTTACAATGGGTGCAAGACCTATCGCTCTGGCGAACTACCTTTGCTTTGGTGATCCTAAGGCTGCGCGCATGACGACATTGGTGGATGGAGTGGTTCGTGGGATTGGTGGCTACGGGAATTGCGTGGGTGTACCTACGATTACCGGGCAGACGCATTTTCACGAAAGTTATAACGAGAACATTTTAGTGAACGCCATGGCCGTCGGTTACTTCGGTAAAAATGATCCCATTTGTTTATCGCAGGCTAAGGGCGTTGGTAACTACGTCGTTTATGTTGGCGCAAAGACGGGTCGCGATGGAATCCATGGCGCCAGTATGGCTAGCGAATCCTTTGATGATGATTCGGCGTCGAAGCGTCCTACCGTGCAGATCGGTGATCCGTTCTTCGAAAAACTTTTGATCGAGGCGTGCCTCGAGGTGATGAAGCAAGATCTCGTCGTTGCCATTCAAGATATGGGTGCGGCGGGACTGACCAGTTCCACCTTCGAAATGGCAGAGAAGGGCGGCGTCGGTATCGAAATGAATTTGGACCAAGTTCCATTGCGCGATTCCACCATGTCTCCGGAAGACATTATGCTTTCGGAAAGCCAAGAGCGTATGCTTTTAATTTGCGAGCCGCAGAAAATTAAGCCCCTTCAGGACGTGTTTGCACGCTGGGGCTTAGACGCCTGTATCATCGGAACGGTGACCGAAGGGTCTAACGTTCGCTTGCGCTGGCACGGAGAGACTCTCACCGACATCGATCCAAAACTCATTGTCGGCGAGGCGCCTCAGTATCAACGTCCTTACGAAAAACTTCCTCGCGAGTTTTCGACCAAGAAAGCTCCGGTTTCTTTCGGGAACACCAAAGACACATTTAAAAAAGTCATGTCGACCATTCACTCGGGAGCGCGCGAATGGATTTATAAACAATACGATCAACGTGTCGGTGCGAGCACCGCGCGCGATTGCTCCGATCCTGTGGGGGTGGTGCAGCTCAAAGAATCAAAACGCGCCTTAGCTGTCACTTTAGGTTGTCGCCCGCACGTGATGCGCCAAGATCCGTTCTGGGGTGGTGTGGACAGTGTGGCTCATCCTTCGCTGCAAATGGCGATCATGGGCTTTGAGCCTTTGGCGGTCACAGATTGCTTAAACTTCGGGAATCCCGAAAAAGTCGAAACCATGAGCCAGTTTGTGGCGTCTCTCGACGGCATGAACCAAATGTGTCGATGCCTCGTCACTCCGATCATCAGTGGTAACGTGAGCTTCTATAACGAAACTAAAAATAAAAACGTCTCTCCCACTCCGAGCACGGGGATTGTTGGTCTAAGACCGTCCATGGAAAATATTCCGCAGAGTTATTTTAACGATCGCTGTTATGTGTATACAATCAACTGGAGCGAAGGGTGGACTTCTGGAATGATGAGCGAAATCAACCGCGCACCCTATGATGGATATCTTCCCGAGGGGATCGAAGGCTTCGATCAGTTTATTAAAATGTCC includes:
- a CDS encoding phosphoribosylaminoimidazolesuccinocarboxamide synthase, translated to MNWQKAEQLYEGKAKTIFAVLGEPKLLFHEFKNQLTAFNALKKADLEGKGELNCLMTTAIYKFLEKRGVITHYVGSPSSTSLVTKKLTMIPLEVVVRNVMAGSTAKKFGIEEGVSLEAPLVEFYFKKDELNDPFVSDDQALFLKAVSSQKDLDTLKTLALTVNKNLSEFFAKCGIRLIDFKLEFGKDADGKIILGDEISPDSCRLWDSETQEKLDKDRFRRDLGLVKEKYQEVWSRIQKNWSEYV
- the purS gene encoding phosphoribosylformylglycinamidine synthase subunit PurS is translated as MSKYKMGIRIMPRTEVLDTQGRAVQMTVSNIGYSVSECRVGRYVMLELEAKTPAEAESQAKKISEDVLCNMLIETYKIDSVEGRP
- the purQ gene encoding phosphoribosylformylglycinamidine synthase subunit PurQ; the protein is MSLRVGVLRFPGTNCDWDIWNAVEQKGHMPSWLWHADRFEAKDFDAFILPGGFSYGDYLRSGALAAHAPAMSSLKEAAQRGAPIFGICNGFQILCEAGLLPGALLRNEGRRFIDQQVELRMVTPHSLFGKSLKRDQVLKMPIAHADGRFYASEDELKRIVDNEQVFCVYSSNPNGSAQSIAGVMNASRNVVGMMPHPERAMNEWMGSKDGYEFF
- the purL gene encoding phosphoribosylformylglycinamidine synthase subunit PurL, which translates into the protein MLSDGELTAKLKLYRLNNEEYAKIKSLLGREPQGVEWALFSALWSEHCSYKSSKVHLKKLFGTSPRVLQSFGENAGVVDLDEGEKVAFKMESHNHPSFIEPYQGAATGVGGILRDIFTMGARPIALANYLCFGDPKAARMTTLVDGVVRGIGGYGNCVGVPTITGQTHFHESYNENILVNAMAVGYFGKNDPICLSQAKGVGNYVVYVGAKTGRDGIHGASMASESFDDDSASKRPTVQIGDPFFEKLLIEACLEVMKQDLVVAIQDMGAAGLTSSTFEMAEKGGVGIEMNLDQVPLRDSTMSPEDIMLSESQERMLLICEPQKIKPLQDVFARWGLDACIIGTVTEGSNVRLRWHGETLTDIDPKLIVGEAPQYQRPYEKLPREFSTKKAPVSFGNTKDTFKKVMSTIHSGAREWIYKQYDQRVGASTARDCSDPVGVVQLKESKRALAVTLGCRPHVMRQDPFWGGVDSVAHPSLQMAIMGFEPLAVTDCLNFGNPEKVETMSQFVASLDGMNQMCRCLVTPIISGNVSFYNETKNKNVSPTPSTGIVGLRPSMENIPQSYFNDRCYVYTINWSEGWTSGMMSEINRAPYDGYLPEGIEGFDQFIKMSTALGRTNLIESARVVGKFGLMYALTRMSLKGIGAKIECDQDFFVEPMYQVVVTTRFPQRLEEFFAKNSFTNFKKIGTTQKDRLEWKDINMTTEDLKQQYLKSWEDHFAVLA